In the genome of Acidobacteriota bacterium, the window CTATTTTTTCAATAAGAATTCTACGGGCTAAGAATCGGTTTATAGACTGATATCTTTCCTTCTGACATTTTACTTCTATACCTGTAGGAAGATGCTTGAGATATACGCATGTGGAGGCTTTATTTACTTTCTGACCCCCTTTCCCTCCAGAACGAATGAATTTTTCCACGAGATCTTTTTCAAAAATTCCCAGTCGTTCCATCTTTTCTAAAAGAGCCTTCTCTTTATCTCTACTGACGCCAAAATCGGTCATTTTAATTTAATCCTTTTTTGGCCCGATTATTACCTGTATTTCTTTTTCCGGTGAAATACATTCACGAATGAACTCATCGATTTCTTGAAGATTAATTTTGTCCAGCTCATCAAAAAATTTATTGAAAAAATCATATCCGAGTCCTAAAGCCTCAAAAAATGCAAGGGTTCTTGTTCTTTTATCTTTAGTTTCGTTCAGCCTTAAAAAATTTGCTTTAGCATTAATTTTAGTAATGTTCAATTCTTCCTCAGTTAGCCCTTTTTCTCTTAAATCCTGAAGCTCTTTTTTTAATGCTTCTAAAGTAATTTCTCTTTTTTCATTTTGAGTTTCTATGTAAGTTTCAATGATTCCTCCATGCTTCATCGAAATTGCTTTGGAGCCAACATTGTAGGCTAATTTTTCTTTATGTCTAAGCTGCCAGAGCCTTGAGTTAATTCCCTTCCCGAGCAAAGTTTCTAAAAGAGTGGCTAATATAAAATTTTTTGGATTTGCTTCCCTGAGAGGATACCCGATTGAAATAAAGGATTGCTTTTTTTCTTTTTCAAAGAAGAAGTTATTTTTCAAAGCTCGCATTTTAAAGGTTGTTATCCCATGTGGTTTTCCCGGAGGGAA includes:
- a CDS encoding peptide chain release factor-like protein; this encodes MTDFGVSRDKEKALLEKMERLGIFEKDLVEKFIRSGGKGGQKVNKASTCVYLKHLPTGIEVKCQKERYQSINRFLARRILIEKIENMILEKQSEEQKRIEKIRRQKRKRSKRAKLKILEEKRRHSEKKRLRSFRPSLDE